A single region of the Silene latifolia isolate original U9 population chromosome 8, ASM4854445v1, whole genome shotgun sequence genome encodes:
- the LOC141594817 gene encoding protein FAR-RED IMPAIRED RESPONSE 1-like encodes MSFTPFTGVDNHKRSVTFCGALVAHEDADSFKWVFTRFLAAMGGKEPKYIITDQDPGILKAVPLVFKTARHRYCMWRIMNKVPNKYGMTRDNYSVFLKKLNAIIWDEDIEAAEFDEKWEEIGKEHNVNNIDWFQEMYAKRKQWVMAHCRDLDMGGVMRTTQRSESENSFFKRFESKSGTLVEFSMRFDSAMDQQRHT; translated from the coding sequence aTGTCCTTCACACCTTTCACCGGGGTTGATAATCATAAACGATCAGTCACTTTCTGTGGAGCGCTTGTTGCTCATGAAGATGCAGACTCGTTTAAATGGGTTTTCACCCGTTTTCTGGCTGCGATGGGTGGCAAAGAGCCTAAGTACATTATCACCGATCAGGATCCTGGTATTCTTAAAGCGGTGCCATTGGTGTTCAAGACAGCGCGCCATCGATATTGTATGTGGCGTATCATGAACAAGGTGCCAAACAAGTATGGAATGACGAGAGACAATTATTCAGTCTTTCTAAAGAAATTGAATGCCATAATATGGGATGAAGACATTGAAGCGGCAGAGTTCGATGAAAAATGGGAAGAAATTGGCAAGGAACACAATGTTAATAACATTGACTGGTTCCAAGAAATGTACGCTAAAAGGAAGCAGTGGGTTATGGCTCATTGTAGGGACCTAGATATGGGGGGTGTTATGAGGACaacccaaagatcagagagcgaaaatagtttttttaagagatttgagagtAAGTCAGGAACATTAGTTGAGTTTTCGATGCGTTTTGACAGCGCGATGGACCAGCAAAGACACACATAG